The Micromonospora sp. WMMD961 genome has a segment encoding these proteins:
- the coaBC gene encoding bifunctional phosphopantothenoylcysteine decarboxylase/phosphopantothenate--cysteine ligase CoaBC produces MSASIVLGVGGGIAAYKACELLRLFTESGHRVRVVPTASALRFVGAPTWAALSGQPVADDVWSDVHEVPHVRLGKQADLVVVAPTTTDLLAKAAHGLADDLLTNTLLTARCPVLLAPAMHTEMWEHPATVANVATLRARGVRVIEPAVGRLTGADTGKGRLPDPAEIFAVARQVLARGGSAPADLAGRRVVVTAGGTREPLDPVRFLGNRSSGKQGYAFARAAVARGAQVTLIAANVSVPDPAGVDLIRVGTTAELREATVKAAVEADAVVMAAAPADFRPATYAPGKIKKSDDGVAPTIDLVTNPDIAAELGQRKRPGQLLVVFAAETGDAEANGRAKLTRKRADLIVINEVGPDLVFGADTNTVTVIGADGSVAHLPEQAKESVADAVWDLVVARLPGSS; encoded by the coding sequence CGCGTCGGCGCTCCGGTTCGTCGGGGCGCCGACCTGGGCGGCGCTCTCCGGCCAGCCGGTCGCCGACGACGTCTGGAGCGACGTCCACGAGGTGCCGCACGTCCGCCTCGGTAAGCAGGCCGATCTGGTGGTGGTCGCGCCGACCACCACCGACCTGCTCGCGAAGGCCGCGCACGGGCTCGCCGACGACCTGCTGACCAACACCTTGCTGACCGCCCGCTGCCCGGTGCTGCTGGCCCCGGCCATGCACACCGAGATGTGGGAGCATCCGGCCACCGTGGCCAACGTCGCCACGCTGCGGGCCAGGGGCGTGCGGGTGATCGAACCCGCCGTGGGTCGGCTCACCGGTGCCGACACCGGCAAGGGGCGGCTGCCCGACCCGGCGGAGATCTTCGCCGTCGCCCGTCAGGTGCTGGCCCGGGGCGGCTCCGCCCCCGCCGACCTGGCCGGCCGCCGGGTGGTCGTCACCGCGGGTGGCACCCGGGAGCCACTGGACCCGGTCCGCTTCCTGGGCAACCGCTCCTCCGGCAAGCAGGGGTACGCGTTCGCCCGCGCGGCGGTCGCCCGGGGCGCCCAGGTCACACTGATCGCCGCCAACGTCTCCGTTCCCGACCCCGCCGGCGTCGACCTGATCCGGGTGGGCACCACGGCCGAGCTGCGGGAGGCGACGGTGAAGGCCGCCGTCGAGGCCGACGCGGTGGTGATGGCGGCGGCTCCGGCCGATTTCCGGCCGGCGACGTACGCGCCTGGCAAAATCAAGAAGTCGGACGATGGCGTCGCGCCCACCATCGACCTCGTGACGAACCCCGACATCGCGGCGGAGCTCGGCCAGCGCAAGCGACCCGGGCAACTGCTGGTGGTGTTCGCCGCCGAGACCGGCGACGCCGAGGCCAACGGTCGGGCGAAACTCACCCGCAAACGGGCCGACCTCATCGTGATCAACGAGGTCGGTCCGGACCTGGTCTTCGGCGCCGACACCAACACGGTGACGGTCATCGGCGCGGACGGCTCGGTGGCCCATCTGCCCGAGCAGGCCAAGGAGTCCGTGGCCGACGCGGTGTGGGACCTCGTCGTGGCGCGGCTACCCGGCAGTTCCTGA
- the metK gene encoding methionine adenosyltransferase gives MTRRLFTSESVTEGHPDKIADQISDGILDALLAEDPHSRVAVETMITTGQVHIAGEVTTKAYADIPTIVRRTILDIGYDSSKKGFDGASCGVSVSIGAQSEDIAQGVDNAFELRTGASESALDAQGAGDQGMMFGFACSETPELMPLPIALAHRLARRLAAVRKDGTIPYLRPDGKTQVTIEYEGLRPVRLNTVVVSSQHAADISLDSLLTPDVRDHVIAPELESLGLDTDGYRLLVNPTGRFEIGGPMGDAGLTGRKIIVDTYGGYARHGGGAFSGKDPSKVDRSAAYAMRWVAKNVVAAGLAERCEAQVAYAIGKAHPVSLFVETFGTETVPVSSIEKAVTEVFDLRPAAIIRDLNLLRPIYQQTAAYGHFGRELPDLTWESTDRAADLKSAAGA, from the coding sequence GTGACACGCCGTCTCTTCACGTCCGAATCGGTCACGGAAGGCCACCCGGACAAGATCGCCGACCAGATCAGCGATGGCATCCTCGACGCGCTGCTGGCCGAGGATCCGCACAGCCGGGTGGCGGTCGAGACCATGATCACCACCGGCCAGGTGCACATCGCCGGTGAGGTGACCACCAAGGCGTACGCCGACATCCCGACGATCGTCCGCCGGACCATCCTCGACATCGGTTACGACTCGTCGAAGAAGGGCTTCGACGGCGCTTCCTGCGGGGTCAGCGTCTCCATCGGCGCACAGTCCGAGGACATCGCCCAGGGTGTGGACAACGCCTTCGAGCTGCGGACCGGGGCGTCGGAGAGCGCGCTGGACGCGCAGGGCGCCGGCGACCAGGGCATGATGTTCGGCTTCGCCTGCTCGGAGACGCCCGAGCTGATGCCGCTGCCGATCGCGCTGGCGCACCGACTGGCCCGCCGGCTCGCCGCGGTCCGCAAGGACGGCACGATCCCCTACCTGCGCCCGGACGGCAAGACCCAGGTCACCATCGAGTACGAGGGGCTGCGCCCGGTCCGGCTGAACACCGTCGTCGTGTCCAGCCAGCACGCCGCGGACATCTCCCTGGACTCGCTGCTCACCCCGGACGTGCGCGACCACGTCATCGCCCCGGAGCTGGAGAGCCTCGGTCTGGACACCGACGGCTACCGGCTGCTGGTCAACCCGACCGGCCGGTTCGAGATCGGCGGCCCGATGGGTGACGCCGGGCTGACCGGCCGCAAGATCATCGTGGACACCTACGGCGGGTACGCCCGCCACGGCGGTGGCGCGTTCTCCGGCAAGGACCCGTCGAAGGTGGACCGGTCGGCCGCGTACGCCATGCGTTGGGTCGCCAAGAACGTGGTCGCCGCCGGTCTGGCCGAGCGGTGCGAGGCGCAGGTCGCCTACGCCATCGGCAAGGCGCACCCGGTCAGCCTGTTCGTCGAGACGTTCGGCACCGAGACCGTGCCGGTCTCCTCGATCGAGAAGGCCGTGACCGAGGTGTTCGACCTGCGCCCGGCCGCGATCATCCGGGACCTCAACCTGCTCCGCCCGATCTACCAGCAGACCGCCGCGTACGGCCACTTCGGCCGGGAGCTGCCGGACCTGACCTGGGAGAGCACCGACCGGGCCGCCGACCTCAAGTCGGCCGCGGGAGCCTGA
- a CDS encoding primosomal protein N', giving the protein MTATRRSDRRPADGSPVARVCVDVALAHLDRPFDYLVPAELDEVAVPGTRVKVRFAGQLVDGWLLSRADDSGHTGRLAYLEKVVSPEPVLAPEIARLARAVADRYAGNLADVLRLAVPPRHARVEKEARDDQPAPASLAEDALVDPRGWRDYPTGPALLRALTDGRAPRAVWSALPGEDWAARYADAVAATVAGGRGAVVVVPDARDLDRLDAALTAVLGPGRHVGLTAALGPARRYRAFLAARRGQVPVVIGTRAAMFAPVERLGLVAVWDDGDDLHSEPRAPYPHARDVLLTRGQLAGAGALIGGYARSAEAQLLLETGWAREVVADRATVRARIPAIAPTGDDPQLARDPGAATARLPSLAWTAARDALRQDLPVLVQVPRRGYLPSISCADCRTPTRCAHCAGPLALPSAGGTPACRWCARVAAAYACPHCGGRRLRAAVTGARRTAEELGRAFPDVPVRTSGREEVLTDVPGGAALVVATPGAEPVAEGGYGAVLLLDSWALLTRADLRAGEEALRRWLTAAALARPAPAGRVVVVADGALAPVQALLRWDAGWFAGRELAERRELGFPPAVRMASVTGPAEAVADLLTAARLPEDAEVLGPVPAEEGRERMLVRVPRARAAALAEALHSAAGARAARKAADPVRLQVDPLSLF; this is encoded by the coding sequence CTGACCGCCACCAGGCGTAGCGACCGGCGACCCGCGGACGGGTCGCCGGTCGCGCGCGTCTGCGTGGACGTCGCGTTGGCGCACCTGGACCGGCCGTTCGACTACCTGGTGCCGGCCGAGCTGGACGAGGTGGCGGTGCCCGGCACCCGGGTGAAGGTGCGGTTCGCCGGGCAGCTCGTCGACGGGTGGTTGCTGTCCCGTGCCGACGACTCCGGGCACACCGGCCGTCTCGCGTACCTGGAGAAGGTGGTCTCGCCGGAGCCGGTGCTGGCGCCCGAGATCGCCCGGCTGGCCCGCGCGGTCGCCGACCGGTACGCGGGCAACCTCGCCGACGTGCTCCGGCTCGCCGTACCGCCCCGGCACGCGCGGGTGGAGAAGGAGGCTCGCGACGACCAGCCCGCCCCGGCGTCGCTCGCCGAGGACGCGCTGGTCGACCCGCGCGGCTGGCGGGACTACCCGACGGGTCCCGCGCTGCTGCGGGCGCTCACCGACGGGCGGGCTCCCCGCGCGGTCTGGTCGGCGCTGCCGGGCGAGGACTGGGCGGCCCGCTACGCCGACGCGGTGGCCGCCACCGTGGCCGGGGGGCGCGGTGCTGTCGTCGTGGTGCCCGACGCCCGCGACCTCGACCGGCTGGACGCCGCGCTCACCGCTGTGCTCGGGCCGGGGCGGCACGTCGGCCTCACCGCCGCGCTCGGGCCGGCGCGCCGCTACCGCGCCTTCCTCGCCGCCCGGCGGGGGCAGGTGCCGGTGGTGATCGGCACCCGGGCGGCGATGTTCGCCCCGGTGGAGCGGCTCGGCCTGGTCGCCGTGTGGGACGACGGCGACGACCTGCACTCCGAACCCCGGGCCCCCTACCCACACGCCCGCGACGTGCTGCTCACCCGTGGCCAGCTCGCCGGGGCCGGGGCGCTGATCGGCGGTTACGCGCGTAGCGCCGAGGCGCAACTGCTGCTGGAGACCGGCTGGGCCCGGGAGGTGGTCGCCGACCGTGCGACCGTGCGGGCTCGCATCCCGGCCATCGCGCCGACCGGCGACGACCCCCAACTCGCCCGTGACCCCGGCGCTGCCACCGCCCGGCTGCCCAGCCTGGCCTGGACGGCCGCCCGCGACGCCCTCCGGCAGGACCTGCCGGTGCTCGTGCAGGTGCCCCGGCGTGGCTACCTGCCGTCGATCTCCTGCGCCGACTGCCGGACCCCGACGCGCTGCGCGCACTGCGCCGGCCCGCTCGCGCTGCCCTCGGCCGGCGGCACCCCGGCCTGCCGGTGGTGCGCCCGGGTGGCCGCCGCGTACGCCTGCCCGCACTGCGGTGGGCGGCGGCTGCGGGCGGCGGTGACCGGTGCCCGGCGGACCGCCGAGGAGCTGGGCCGGGCGTTCCCGGACGTGCCGGTACGCACCTCCGGGCGTGAGGAGGTGCTGACCGACGTACCCGGCGGCGCGGCCCTGGTGGTGGCCACGCCCGGTGCCGAGCCGGTCGCCGAGGGCGGCTACGGCGCGGTGCTGCTGCTCGACTCGTGGGCCCTGCTGACCCGGGCCGACCTTCGTGCCGGCGAGGAGGCGCTGCGTCGCTGGCTGACCGCGGCGGCGCTGGCCCGACCGGCCCCGGCGGGGCGGGTGGTGGTGGTCGCCGACGGCGCGCTCGCCCCGGTGCAGGCGCTGCTGCGCTGGGACGCGGGCTGGTTCGCCGGCCGGGAGCTGGCCGAGCGTCGGGAGTTGGGCTTCCCCCCGGCCGTCCGGATGGCGAGCGTCACCGGCCCGGCCGAGGCGGTGGCGGACCTGCTCACCGCGGCCCGGCTGCCCGAGGACGCCGAGGTGCTCGGGCCGGTGCCGGCCGAGGAGGGGCGGGAGCGGATGCTGGTCCGGGTGCCCCGGGCCCGGGCTGCCGCGCTCGCCGAGGCCCTGCACTCGGCGGCGGGCGCTCGTGCCGCCCGCAAGGCCGCCGACCCGGTCCGTCTCCAGGTCGACCCGCTGAGCCTGTTCTGA
- a CDS encoding AAA family ATPase — MTVGQSIVFNGDLGSGKSTVSVEIAKRLGMRRVSVGDLYREMAQQRQMTALQLNLHAELDQAVDGYVDQLQRDIAASGERLVMDSRLAWHFFTDALKVHMITEPGEAARRVLARPSGPAESYASLEEAKAKLRERSASERSRFIIRYGVDKARLRNYDLICDTTRATATEVIEHIVAAYEGTLGAEVLRDSPPLLLLDPARVYPTEDIATLRGLWDTDFVGDVAEAGDEALEPLKIGFTGEYFFVVDGHRRLSAALQNGFSLVPAQLVAEVDEPVVGGMTAIDYFAAQVRPGLVYDWEAAHKIQLPLPEPALLRGDAVLAGDPAASA, encoded by the coding sequence GTGACCGTTGGACAATCGATCGTCTTCAACGGCGACCTCGGCAGCGGCAAGAGCACCGTGTCGGTCGAGATCGCCAAGCGGCTCGGGATGCGCCGGGTCAGCGTGGGGGACCTCTACCGGGAGATGGCGCAGCAGCGGCAGATGACCGCTCTGCAGCTCAACCTGCACGCCGAGCTCGACCAGGCCGTCGACGGCTACGTCGACCAGCTCCAGCGGGACATCGCCGCCTCCGGTGAGCGCCTCGTCATGGACTCCCGGTTGGCCTGGCACTTCTTCACCGACGCGCTCAAGGTCCACATGATCACCGAACCGGGCGAGGCGGCCCGTCGGGTGCTCGCCCGGCCCTCCGGCCCGGCGGAGAGCTACGCCTCACTGGAGGAGGCCAAGGCCAAGCTCCGGGAGCGCAGCGCCAGCGAGCGCAGCCGGTTCATCATCCGGTACGGCGTGGACAAGGCCCGACTGCGCAACTACGACCTGATCTGTGACACCACCCGGGCGACCGCCACCGAGGTGATCGAGCACATCGTCGCCGCGTACGAGGGGACGCTCGGCGCCGAGGTGCTGCGGGACTCGCCACCGTTGCTGCTGCTGGACCCGGCCCGCGTCTACCCGACCGAGGACATCGCCACCCTGCGGGGTCTGTGGGACACCGACTTCGTCGGCGACGTGGCCGAGGCCGGCGACGAGGCCCTCGAACCGCTGAAGATCGGGTTCACCGGCGAGTACTTCTTCGTCGTCGACGGCCACCGCCGGCTCAGTGCCGCCCTGCAGAACGGGTTCTCCCTGGTCCCCGCCCAGCTGGTCGCCGAGGTCGACGAGCCGGTCGTGGGTGGGATGACGGCGATCGACTACTTCGCCGCCCAGGTCCGTCCCGGCCTGGTCTACGACTGGGAGGCGGCCCACAAGATCCAGCTTCCGCTTCCCGAGCCGGCGCTGCTCCGCGGCGACGCGGTGCTCGCCGGAGACCCGGCCGCCAGCGCCTGA
- a CDS encoding cytochrome P450 has product MEAAEAFTLLMSPQGRVDPYPTYERLRAHGPVVQALPGLYVVTGYPEADELLRDPRLGVLDDALRDQVWPNWRQSPAVSSIARSMLRTNPPDHSRMRRLAAGAFSPRRIAGMRDVVRAQAEELLDAMASRAAGGAPVDILADFAYPLPVGVICALLGVPAADRPLFRRWAGDLTGVLEPEITPEELTVADAGAAELRDYFVELIVARRRAPADDLTTALVQVHDADGDRLTGDELLANLVVLLVAGFETTTNLLGNGLVVLLRHPAAAAALRADPALAPAYVEELLRYDSPVQLTTRTSTAAVRCGGLDLPAGSTALLLLGAANRDPRRFPDPQRFDPTRDQAHPLSFGAGPHYCLGAGLARLEAQLAFPMLLRRLPELALAEPPRHRTRLTLRGYESLLVTLGTPAVADRGAPAGVRWGTP; this is encoded by the coding sequence GTGGAAGCTGCCGAAGCGTTCACACTGCTCATGTCGCCGCAGGGGCGCGTCGACCCGTACCCGACGTACGAGCGGCTGCGCGCCCACGGGCCCGTGGTGCAGGCGTTGCCGGGCCTGTACGTGGTGACCGGCTACCCGGAGGCCGACGAGCTGTTGCGCGACCCCCGGCTCGGGGTGCTCGACGACGCGCTACGTGACCAGGTCTGGCCGAACTGGCGGCAGAGCCCCGCGGTGTCGTCGATCGCCCGGTCCATGCTGCGGACCAACCCGCCCGACCACAGCCGGATGCGTCGGCTGGCCGCGGGGGCGTTCAGCCCGCGCCGGATCGCCGGGATGCGCGACGTGGTGCGGGCGCAGGCCGAGGAACTGCTCGACGCGATGGCCTCCCGTGCCGCGGGCGGCGCTCCGGTCGACATACTGGCCGACTTCGCGTACCCGCTGCCGGTCGGGGTGATCTGCGCGCTGCTCGGCGTACCCGCGGCCGACCGGCCGCTGTTCCGCCGCTGGGCCGGTGACCTGACCGGGGTGCTGGAGCCGGAGATAACCCCCGAAGAGTTGACGGTTGCCGACGCGGGTGCCGCCGAGCTGCGCGACTACTTCGTCGAGTTGATCGTCGCCCGGCGGCGGGCACCGGCCGACGACCTGACCACCGCGCTGGTCCAGGTGCACGACGCCGACGGCGACCGGCTCACCGGCGACGAACTGCTGGCCAATCTTGTGGTGCTGCTGGTGGCCGGCTTCGAGACCACCACCAATCTGCTCGGCAACGGTCTCGTCGTGCTGCTGCGTCACCCGGCCGCCGCCGCCGCGCTGCGCGCCGATCCCGCGCTCGCGCCGGCGTACGTCGAGGAGCTGCTGCGCTACGACTCGCCGGTGCAGTTGACCACCCGGACCAGCACGGCGGCGGTGCGCTGCGGCGGGCTCGACCTTCCGGCCGGCAGCACGGCGCTGCTGTTGCTCGGCGCGGCGAACCGCGACCCGCGCCGGTTTCCCGACCCGCAGCGGTTCGACCCGACGCGGGACCAGGCGCACCCGCTGTCCTTCGGCGCGGGCCCGCACTACTGCCTCGGCGCCGGCCTGGCCAGGCTGGAGGCGCAGCTGGCCTTCCCGATGCTGCTGCGCCGCCTCCCCGAACTGGCCCTGGCCGAGCCGCCCCGGCACCGGACCCGGCTGACCCTGCGCGGTTACGAGAGCCTGCTGGTGACGCTGGGCACACCGGCTGTCGCCGATCGAGGTGCGCCGGCCGGCGTGCGGTGGGGCACTCCGTAG
- the def gene encoding peptide deformylase has protein sequence MTVQPIRLFGDPVLRTPADPVVDFDAELRRLVADLTDTMREQNGAGLAAPQLGVSLRVFAFDVDDVLGHLVNPVLEFPDEEEQDGPEGCLSIPGLYFDTKRRQNVIAKGFSAFGDPMQIVGTGLMARCVQHETDHLDGVLFLDRLDAAGRKEAMKAIRQADWYDAAAPPTVKLSPHISDPFGLGR, from the coding sequence GTGACCGTCCAGCCCATCCGTCTGTTTGGGGATCCGGTGCTGCGCACGCCGGCCGATCCGGTGGTCGACTTCGACGCCGAGCTGCGTCGGCTGGTCGCCGACCTGACCGACACGATGCGTGAGCAGAACGGCGCCGGCCTGGCCGCCCCGCAGCTCGGTGTGAGCCTGCGGGTGTTCGCCTTCGACGTCGACGACGTGCTCGGGCACCTGGTCAATCCCGTGCTGGAGTTTCCCGACGAGGAGGAGCAGGACGGCCCGGAGGGCTGCCTGTCCATCCCCGGGCTCTACTTCGACACCAAGCGCCGCCAGAACGTCATCGCCAAGGGCTTCAGCGCGTTCGGCGACCCGATGCAGATCGTCGGCACCGGCCTGATGGCCCGCTGCGTGCAGCACGAGACCGACCACCTGGACGGCGTGCTCTTCCTGGACCGGCTGGACGCCGCCGGTCGCAAGGAGGCCATGAAGGCGATCCGTCAGGCCGACTGGTACGACGCGGCTGCCCCGCCCACGGTCAAGCTCAGCCCGCACATCAGCGACCCCTTCGGTCTGGGTCGGTGA
- the fmt gene encoding methionyl-tRNA formyltransferase, with amino-acid sequence MRVVFAGTPAVAVPALAAVAASRHELVAVVTRPDAPAGRGRGLSRSPVGEWADEHGVEVLTPARPREPEFLDRLRVLAPDCVPVVAYGALVPPAALEIPRHGWINLHFSLLPAWRGAAPVQHAVLHGDEVTGASVFQLEEGLDTGPVYGTLTDEIRAADTSGDLLGRLADSGAGLLVAVLDAIDDGTARAEPQPADGVSLAPKLTVDDARVRWGDPAFAVDRRLRACTPAPGGWTTFRGERVKLGPVVPVPDGPELKPGELLVEKSRVLAGTATVPVRLGEVRAAGKRAMGATDWARGVRVGVGEDFA; translated from the coding sequence ATGCGCGTGGTCTTCGCCGGTACGCCGGCCGTCGCCGTCCCCGCCCTGGCCGCCGTCGCCGCCTCCCGGCACGAGCTGGTCGCCGTGGTCACCCGGCCCGACGCGCCCGCCGGACGCGGGCGTGGCCTGTCCCGGTCCCCGGTCGGCGAGTGGGCCGACGAGCACGGCGTCGAGGTGCTCACACCGGCCCGCCCCCGCGAGCCCGAGTTCCTCGACCGGCTGCGCGTGCTCGCACCGGACTGCGTGCCGGTGGTCGCCTACGGCGCGCTGGTGCCGCCGGCCGCCCTGGAGATCCCGCGGCACGGCTGGATCAATCTGCACTTCTCGCTGCTGCCCGCGTGGCGTGGCGCCGCGCCCGTGCAGCACGCCGTGCTGCACGGTGACGAGGTGACCGGTGCCAGCGTCTTCCAGCTGGAGGAGGGTCTGGACACCGGCCCGGTCTACGGCACCCTGACCGACGAGATCCGCGCCGCCGACACTTCCGGCGACCTGCTGGGGCGGCTCGCCGACTCCGGCGCCGGGCTGCTGGTGGCGGTGCTCGACGCGATCGACGACGGCACCGCCCGGGCCGAGCCGCAGCCCGCCGACGGGGTGTCGCTGGCACCGAAACTGACTGTGGACGACGCCCGGGTGCGCTGGGGCGACCCGGCTTTCGCCGTGGACCGTCGGCTCCGGGCGTGCACCCCGGCCCCGGGCGGCTGGACCACGTTCCGAGGGGAGCGGGTGAAGCTCGGCCCGGTCGTGCCGGTGCCCGACGGTCCGGAGTTGAAGCCGGGGGAGTTGCTGGTGGAGAAGTCCCGGGTGCTCGCCGGCACGGCGACCGTGCCGGTGCGCCTCGGTGAGGTCCGTGCCGCAGGTAAGCGGGCGATGGGCGCGACCGACTGGGCCCGCGGTGTCCGGGTCGGCGTCGGCGAGGACTTCGCGTGA
- a CDS encoding transcription antitermination factor NusB, with protein MGPRCPGRRRRGLRVTAPEGTRPTRSGPPTGRGGDRRPVRPPLDRPRRAAYEAVAAVHRDDAFANLVLPIILREEGLFGRDAAFATELTYGTLRHLGTLDAILTDASGRDVARIDPPVRDALRLGAYQLLHTRVPAHAAVSSTVDLVRSVAPGATGFANAVLREVSTRDVDAWVAKLAPPMETDPVGHLALAYSHPQWIVRAFSEALDGDLGETARLLIEDNERPPVHLCARPGLIDPVELADQVGGAPGAFSPYAVYLPGGAPGDVPAVADGRAHVQDEGSQLVAAALADAPLDGPDGRWLDLCAGPGGKAGLLGALAAQRGARVTAVEVAEHRARLVSQATRGLPVAVLAMDGREVGGDPKLPEQHFDRVLVDAPCTGLGSLRRRPESRWRRQPSDLPPLTRLQRELLGAALRAVRPGGLVAYVTCSPHTVETHVTVTEAARRSGVAVDFVDARPLLPAGMPGLGDGPTVQLWPHRHGTDAMFLAVLRRS; from the coding sequence CTGGGCCCGCGGTGTCCGGGTCGGCGTCGGCGAGGACTTCGCGTGACGGCCCCGGAGGGGACCCGACCCACCCGCTCGGGCCCGCCCACGGGTCGTGGCGGGGACCGCCGGCCGGTCCGGCCACCACTGGACCGACCGCGTCGTGCCGCGTACGAGGCGGTGGCCGCCGTGCACCGCGACGACGCGTTCGCCAACCTGGTGCTGCCGATCATCCTGCGGGAGGAGGGGCTGTTCGGCCGGGACGCGGCCTTCGCCACCGAGCTGACCTACGGCACCCTGCGCCACCTGGGCACGTTGGACGCGATCCTGACCGACGCGTCCGGTCGGGACGTGGCCCGCATCGACCCGCCGGTACGCGACGCGTTGCGCCTCGGTGCGTACCAACTGCTGCACACCCGGGTGCCGGCACACGCCGCCGTCTCGTCGACAGTGGACCTGGTCCGCTCGGTCGCGCCGGGTGCCACCGGCTTCGCCAACGCGGTGCTGCGCGAGGTGTCCACCCGTGACGTGGACGCCTGGGTGGCGAAGCTGGCCCCGCCGATGGAGACCGACCCGGTCGGGCACCTGGCCCTTGCGTACAGCCATCCGCAGTGGATCGTGCGAGCCTTCTCCGAGGCGCTCGACGGCGACCTGGGCGAGACGGCCCGCCTCCTGATCGAGGACAACGAGCGCCCGCCGGTGCACCTCTGCGCCCGGCCGGGGCTGATCGACCCGGTCGAGCTGGCCGACCAGGTCGGCGGCGCGCCCGGTGCCTTCTCGCCGTACGCCGTCTATCTGCCCGGCGGCGCGCCCGGCGACGTGCCGGCGGTGGCTGACGGCCGTGCCCACGTCCAGGACGAGGGCTCCCAGTTGGTGGCCGCCGCGCTCGCCGACGCGCCGCTCGACGGTCCGGACGGGCGCTGGCTGGACCTGTGCGCCGGTCCGGGTGGCAAGGCCGGTCTGCTGGGTGCCCTGGCCGCGCAGCGTGGCGCCCGGGTGACCGCGGTGGAGGTGGCCGAGCACCGGGCCCGGCTGGTGTCCCAGGCGACCCGGGGCCTGCCGGTGGCCGTGCTGGCCATGGACGGCCGGGAGGTCGGCGGCGACCCGAAGCTGCCCGAGCAGCACTTCGACCGGGTGCTCGTCGACGCCCCGTGCACGGGGCTGGGCTCGCTGCGCCGCCGGCCGGAGTCACGGTGGCGTCGCCAGCCGTCCGACCTGCCGCCACTGACCCGGCTGCAGCGGGAGCTGCTCGGCGCGGCGCTGCGGGCGGTCCGCCCCGGCGGCCTGGTCGCCTATGTCACCTGCTCGCCGCACACGGTCGAGACGCACGTGACGGTGACCGAGGCCGCCCGCCGCAGCGGGGTCGCGGTGGACTTCGTGGACGCCCGCCCGCTGCTGCCGGCCGGCATGCCCGGTCTGGGCGACGGGCCGACCGTGCAGCTCTGGCCGCACCGCCACGGCACCGACGCGATGTTCCTCGCCGTCCTGCGGCGTAGCTGA
- a CDS encoding septum formation family protein, giving the protein MRRWLTAFAGGAALALAGCNAPAGLDRDLVDDWPAPVAAQQFVPAADVCHQTAQQVGFLTGYNPTACTESHRVETMHVGTLTGPAAEPGTPPLPGSAGMRAAQSACDTQVNKAVGADWRSGRLGLTVVLPSPQAWAGGARWYRCDVTEIVSIDDTTVDLRTGSLRGALSGAAPLAYRCFNPKMVKDDIDEMVPVSCTAKHHAEFVGVWQGPDVSYAEFTRDTKRTHRACQSMIAKYAKVPDNSQLEFRAGTIYYQPYEEEWKNGNRGVQCFLWISDRDLTRSMKNAGTKGLPVT; this is encoded by the coding sequence ATGCGACGGTGGTTGACGGCGTTCGCCGGAGGTGCGGCCCTGGCGCTGGCCGGGTGCAACGCGCCCGCCGGACTCGACCGTGACCTCGTCGACGACTGGCCGGCGCCCGTCGCGGCGCAGCAGTTCGTGCCCGCCGCCGACGTCTGCCACCAGACCGCCCAGCAGGTCGGCTTCCTGACCGGCTACAACCCGACGGCGTGCACCGAGTCGCACCGGGTCGAGACCATGCACGTCGGCACCCTCACCGGCCCGGCCGCCGAGCCCGGCACACCGCCGCTGCCCGGTTCGGCGGGCATGCGGGCCGCGCAGTCCGCGTGCGACACGCAGGTCAACAAGGCGGTCGGCGCCGACTGGCGCTCCGGGCGACTCGGCCTGACCGTCGTGCTGCCGTCGCCGCAGGCCTGGGCGGGCGGGGCCCGCTGGTACCGCTGCGACGTCACCGAGATCGTCAGCATCGACGACACGACTGTCGACCTGCGCACCGGCAGCCTCCGGGGCGCGTTGTCCGGCGCGGCACCCCTGGCGTACCGCTGCTTCAACCCGAAGATGGTCAAGGACGACATCGACGAGATGGTCCCGGTCTCCTGCACGGCGAAGCACCACGCCGAGTTCGTCGGGGTGTGGCAGGGCCCGGACGTCAGCTACGCCGAGTTCACCCGCGACACCAAGCGCACCCACCGGGCCTGCCAGTCGATGATCGCGAAGTACGCGAAGGTGCCGGACAACTCGCAACTCGAATTCCGCGCTGGAACGATCTACTACCAGCCGTACGAGGAGGAGTGGAAGAACGGCAACCGCGGCGTGCAGTGCTTCCTCTGGATCTCCGACCGGGACCTGACCCGCTCGATGAAGAACGCCGGCACCAAGGGCCTCCCGGTCACCTGA